GAAAAATAGGTTTATTTTCTTTTTTAGCTTTCAGAAAAGCTTCATCGCCCCAGGGATACCAGTCCACTGGATTATCAGCGTGCTGAATTAAATATGGGCTTTTTTCATTAATCAGGTGGTTAAATTTTTTATCATGTTTTTTAGAACTTTCCATGTTCATTTTACACCCTCCACAGTACTAAGATTAATAATTAAATTTAGTTAGAAGGAGCCTCCAAGAATTCAGTAGTGAAATGAGGTTATTAAATAAAAATTGTGTTTCTGAGTCCTGTATTAACTGGAAATTATAATATCTATTTTATTTTTAAAATCATA
The sequence above is a segment of the Methanobacterium sp. genome. Coding sequences within it:
- a CDS encoding DUF255 domain-containing protein, which encodes MESSKKHDKKFNHLINEKSPYLIQHADNPVDWYPWGDEAFLKAKKENKPIF